Proteins encoded by one window of Methanobacterium sp. Maddingley MBC34:
- a CDS encoding nicotinamidase-like amidase (PFAM: Isochorismatase family), whose protein sequence is MNRVLLIIDVQKEYFSGKLPLTYPPESPENILNAMDSAQSSDVPIILIQHTALQENAETFVKGTDGWEILPEVLTREYDYLVEKNLPGSFTGTDLETWLREKNIDTVTISGYMTQMCCDTTARQAFHRGFKVEFLSDATGTLSVSNYAGKVSDEELHRAVLVTQAMRFSNVLNTDDWIQKVEE, encoded by the coding sequence ATGAATAGAGTTTTGCTAATAATAGATGTTCAAAAGGAATATTTCTCAGGGAAATTACCCTTGACTTACCCTCCTGAGAGCCCGGAGAACATTTTAAATGCCATGGACTCAGCCCAGTCCAGTGATGTTCCCATTATTCTCATACAGCACACAGCCTTGCAGGAAAACGCGGAAACATTTGTTAAGGGAACTGATGGTTGGGAGATCCTCCCCGAAGTTTTAACAAGAGAATATGATTATCTGGTGGAGAAAAATCTCCCGGGAAGTTTCACAGGCACTGATCTTGAAACCTGGCTCAGGGAAAAGAATATTGACACTGTTACCATTTCCGGTTACATGACCCAAATGTGCTGTGATACCACTGCTAGGCAGGCATTCCACAGAGGTTTTAAGGTTGAGTTTCTGTCAGATGCCACCGGCACCCTAAGTGTGTCCAACTACGCAGGGAAAGTTAGTGATGAAGAATTACACCGTGCAGTTCTGGTTACCCAGGCTATGCGATTCAGTAATGTGCTGAATACTGATGATTGGATTCAAAAAGTAGAGGAATAG